One Phocaeicola dorei genomic region harbors:
- a CDS encoding YhcG family protein produces the protein MKTSNKEEEPHFVKRDKFAITAEYKQWFADIKSRLRNSQIKAAIKVNSTLLEFYWSLGRDIVKMKAEQAWGSGVLQQLSFDLRDEFPGMKGLSYTNLRYAAQWFRFYTSDDESICQQLVDELSMPQKFALVPWGHHIEIMAKSKTVNEALFYINEVIAGNWSRATLMNMQKASLYEKRGKAQTNFNDKLPQPQDELAQEILKGPYNFDFLTLREPYNEHMLEEALEHNIRRFLLELGTGFAYVGSQMELRMPGGTSYFPDMVFYHTKLKCYVVLELKVVKFEPEFAGKLNFYVSAADHLLKDDNDNPSIGLLVCKSKNETVVKWAFEGIDRPLGIATYELDEVLKKTLAEKLPSIEDIENAIEE, from the coding sequence ATGAAAACAAGCAATAAAGAAGAAGAACCTCATTTCGTAAAGCGAGATAAATTTGCTATAACCGCAGAATATAAGCAATGGTTTGCCGATATCAAATCTCGTTTGCGAAACAGTCAGATAAAAGCCGCCATCAAAGTAAACAGCACGCTGCTGGAGTTCTATTGGAGCTTAGGTCGTGACATTGTAAAGATGAAAGCGGAACAAGCATGGGGAAGTGGTGTTTTGCAACAGCTCAGCTTTGATTTGCGAGATGAGTTTCCTGGTATGAAAGGATTATCATACACCAACTTGCGGTATGCGGCACAGTGGTTCAGATTCTATACAAGCGATGATGAGTCAATTTGCCAACAACTTGTTGACGAATTATCCATGCCACAAAAATTCGCTCTTGTGCCTTGGGGACATCACATTGAAATCATGGCAAAGAGTAAGACTGTGAACGAAGCATTATTCTATATAAACGAAGTGATTGCCGGCAACTGGAGTCGCGCCACGCTGATGAATATGCAGAAAGCAAGTCTTTATGAAAAACGAGGAAAAGCGCAGACCAATTTCAACGACAAGTTGCCACAACCACAAGATGAACTGGCACAAGAAATATTGAAAGGCCCTTATAACTTCGATTTCCTCACATTGCGAGAACCATACAATGAGCACATGCTTGAAGAAGCCTTAGAACACAATATCCGTCGGTTTCTGCTGGAATTAGGTACAGGTTTTGCATACGTTGGAAGTCAGATGGAACTTCGCATGCCTGGTGGAACCAGCTACTTTCCGGATATGGTATTCTATCATACAAAGCTGAAATGCTATGTCGTGCTTGAACTAAAAGTCGTGAAATTTGAGCCTGAATTTGCCGGTAAACTCAACTTCTATGTGTCGGCGGCAGACCATCTTTTGAAAGATGACAATGACAACCCCAGTATAGGACTGCTGGTATGCAAGTCGAAAAACGAGACGGTGGTTAAATGGGCTTTTGAAGGCATCGACCGACCGTTGGGAATAGCAACCTATGAACTTGATGAAGTACTGAAAAAGACACTGGCAGAGAAACTGCCAAGTATTGAAGACATAGAAAATGCAATAGAAGAGTAA
- a CDS encoding helix-turn-helix transcriptional regulator yields MATNKNAMARYRALDKCFSSRTRKYYMNDLIEACRMALERQNGDSGSKGAEGVQRRQIFDDMNDMELMYGVIIDRIQDGHKKYYRYAVGSKTMAESGPSQEEMDCILEAAAIMKRFEGVPQFDWLDDLEKKLYTTSKLGSETQKAVSFQHNQYLTGIDKWYKPIFEAIVAKKVIEINYHPFGKDVRTVVVSPYHLKQYNNRWFLVAKRKDFDKMSNYAIDRIEGIKETTRTFEPLDNDFDFEEFFSDVVGVSVVEGAPVENVILHVTDQAWNYITTKPLHESQSVLNSKQADGKWEVRLKVQDNYELRSLLRSFGDSVEVMAPVTLRQEMKEMAQRVLQMYKD; encoded by the coding sequence ATGGCAACAAATAAAAACGCGATGGCTCGATACAGAGCTTTAGACAAATGCTTTAGCAGCAGAACCAGAAAATACTACATGAACGACCTCATCGAGGCCTGCCGTATGGCACTTGAACGACAGAATGGTGATAGCGGTTCAAAAGGTGCCGAAGGAGTACAGCGTCGTCAAATCTTTGACGATATGAACGATATGGAATTGATGTACGGAGTCATTATCGACAGAATCCAAGACGGCCATAAAAAGTATTACCGCTATGCAGTCGGTTCAAAGACTATGGCCGAATCCGGTCCTTCCCAAGAAGAAATGGATTGTATACTCGAAGCCGCCGCCATCATGAAACGCTTTGAAGGTGTTCCTCAGTTCGACTGGCTGGATGACCTGGAAAAGAAACTTTATACCACTTCAAAACTAGGCAGTGAGACTCAAAAGGCAGTCAGTTTCCAGCACAACCAATACCTTACAGGTATAGACAAATGGTACAAGCCCATATTCGAAGCTATTGTAGCAAAGAAAGTAATAGAAATAAATTACCATCCATTCGGTAAAGATGTCAGAACAGTTGTGGTGAGCCCCTATCACTTGAAACAGTACAATAATCGCTGGTTCTTGGTGGCGAAACGCAAAGACTTCGATAAAATGTCCAACTATGCGATAGACCGGATTGAAGGAATAAAGGAAACGACCCGAACCTTTGAGCCTCTGGACAATGACTTTGATTTTGAAGAGTTCTTTAGTGACGTGGTCGGTGTTTCCGTAGTTGAAGGCGCCCCCGTGGAAAATGTCATTTTGCACGTTACCGACCAGGCGTGGAATTACATTACAACAAAGCCGCTGCATGAGTCTCAATCTGTGCTAAACAGCAAACAAGCCGACGGCAAATGGGAGGTTCGACTGAAAGTACAAGACAACTATGAATTACGTTCACTTCTACGTTCCTTTGGCGATAGCGTTGAGGTAATGGCTCCGGTTACCTTACGTCAAGAAATGAAAGAAATGGCACAGCGTGTTCTCCAAATGTATAAAGACTAA
- a CDS encoding type I restriction endonuclease subunit R — MFELLNETLFEKHIAEYLAGSKMYNQRTPKDFNIQKLVDSDMLLQFLREQPMWQKLITQSFADEQDALNIVIETINTKINRGESLLSLLKNGFMLQGRRIRLAAFKPKMTLDDDDADHLYKKNIFSVVRQMKYSTQGFDKDNELDLCILLNGLPIITLELKNEATGQTVVNAMHQYQTNRHPQNRMLRTCLVHFAMDNNRVMMTTQLAGDNTRFLPFNKETVNPQVEGDYPTCYMWKEVLQADSLLNLIQHFIKHITPKKGEPFYIFPRYHQLRCVRNIISDVREKGVGQTYLVQHSAGSGKTKSMSWLAFQLANLQNVDNTPVFDSVIMITDRIVLDRNIADEIKGMEEVAGTVKDIRKGSRNLAKALAEGGHRIIISTEQKFSFALPKLKEAAGSHFAVIIDEAHTAFGKQASHNVRQVLTDKNELRETVEEFGIESREAENNMQDQMLAELQAARSINSGHISYFAFTATPKSQTFALYGRNGKAFDTYSMKQAIEEGFILDVLKNYTTFQTMFELVSKIDLPEDTPEYEKQNALRLMMQYVNQHPYVINYKANMMVDYFMQHSAQKMKGQAKAIVVTSSRANAILFHQAITRRLKEKYNGEIKALVAFSGEVEINGNKYTEEKINGFGIKDNGIAVEFKQPNQRFLVVADKFQTGFDQPLLHTMFVDRKLGGVQCIQTLSRLNRCHPDKQDTLIIDFVNKHEDIKAAFEPYYDTTWLQGNYNPSNIYEYKNDIERRKLFTQNDIDKVVTLLLCGDEQQIAGIPSILGQLVNEYVKPLPEEEQELIRKEVNRYIRQYGLLAQLMKFLDPDLERFYMFCKLYYKYLPYTKETLPLDILEKIDLDKYRIQLAEQGCITLEGEDGELTPPSTAGISGGEKEFDHLDHLIHMMNEPYEGFLNENDQIILELLRQLRNDPNIKQAFSAENSRSSLLKMVEKEFNKKVATQLGKYINLKKLLNSNQAFNEEFLNMLVTFLGQSFHTSNVLEYNEELLKDVMFEKLEDTFSELCGHGYRELEEVLDCLFAILKTHTVKNLDGLNTMIPNQLNKFYRGENEPVDLKVIFAALLPKYEAFLRKLYYLKEGEQFMSTKGADGWVAIVKTFHEIDNLYYNHGKNPKLNTFETYYKCISKWRNENVHHAPELPDAEVAPAIHMVVSMYIYAVMVSITDLEMAGCELDNSGVTVPVMYPSAPAASYEMDTYSRDNSEEDEPVQKVAECPINKMNEEEKMDLLKRSILKAQSYTPLFTKKRHWMSIYKMAAHKNIIIDGDYAYFVQRIGMMDLKNMPDGLSANYLDRMNKGVFADDLSEWTSTGLSGMKRSEFTDIKETAEKFGEIIDETRHNE; from the coding sequence ATGTTTGAACTACTAAACGAAACTCTCTTTGAGAAACACATAGCAGAATACCTTGCAGGAAGCAAGATGTACAATCAACGCACACCAAAGGATTTCAATATTCAAAAGTTGGTGGACTCAGATATGCTTTTACAATTTTTGCGCGAGCAACCTATGTGGCAGAAACTTATCACTCAAAGTTTCGCAGACGAACAAGATGCGCTCAACATTGTGATTGAAACTATCAACACGAAAATTAATCGTGGTGAAAGTTTGCTGTCACTGTTGAAGAATGGCTTCATGCTGCAAGGCCGACGCATCCGGTTGGCAGCTTTCAAACCGAAGATGACCCTTGATGATGATGATGCTGACCACCTCTACAAGAAAAATATCTTCAGCGTGGTTCGCCAGATGAAGTACAGCACGCAGGGCTTCGATAAGGATAACGAACTCGACCTCTGCATTCTGTTAAACGGTCTGCCTATCATTACTCTGGAACTGAAGAACGAAGCTACCGGTCAGACTGTGGTAAACGCCATGCACCAATATCAGACCAACCGCCACCCGCAGAACCGTATGCTTCGCACCTGCCTGGTCCATTTCGCCATGGATAACAACCGGGTGATGATGACCACCCAGTTGGCCGGCGATAATACACGCTTCCTCCCATTCAACAAGGAAACGGTGAATCCACAAGTAGAAGGAGATTATCCGACCTGCTATATGTGGAAAGAGGTGCTGCAAGCTGATTCTTTACTAAATCTCATTCAGCATTTCATTAAACACATTACACCTAAGAAGGGTGAACCGTTCTATATATTCCCCCGTTATCACCAGTTGCGTTGCGTACGCAACATCATTAGCGACGTGCGCGAGAAAGGTGTAGGGCAAACCTATCTCGTGCAGCACTCAGCAGGTTCAGGCAAAACAAAGAGCATGTCATGGCTGGCCTTCCAACTGGCAAACCTTCAGAATGTAGACAACACCCCGGTATTCGATTCGGTTATTATGATTACCGACCGTATTGTGCTCGACCGGAACATTGCCGATGAAATAAAGGGAATGGAAGAAGTAGCCGGTACTGTGAAAGACATCCGCAAAGGTTCACGTAATCTGGCAAAGGCATTAGCAGAAGGCGGTCACCGCATCATCATCTCCACGGAACAAAAGTTCAGCTTTGCATTACCTAAGTTGAAGGAGGCTGCCGGTTCACACTTCGCTGTCATCATAGACGAAGCGCATACAGCCTTTGGCAAGCAAGCATCGCACAATGTGCGTCAAGTTCTCACCGACAAGAATGAACTTCGCGAAACAGTAGAAGAGTTTGGAATTGAGAGCCGTGAAGCCGAGAACAATATGCAAGACCAAATGTTGGCCGAACTGCAAGCTGCCCGCAGCATCAATAGCGGCCATATCAGTTACTTTGCTTTCACAGCCACACCAAAGTCACAGACTTTTGCACTCTATGGCCGTAACGGAAAGGCATTCGACACCTATTCCATGAAACAAGCCATCGAGGAAGGCTTTATCCTTGACGTGCTGAAAAACTATACCACCTTCCAGACCATGTTTGAGCTGGTAAGCAAGATAGACCTTCCTGAAGACACACCTGAATACGAAAAGCAGAACGCACTCCGTTTGATGATGCAATATGTGAACCAGCACCCATACGTCATCAACTACAAAGCCAATATGATGGTAGACTACTTCATGCAGCACTCTGCCCAAAAGATGAAAGGGCAGGCCAAAGCCATTGTAGTGACTTCCAGCCGCGCCAACGCCATATTGTTCCACCAAGCCATCACACGCCGGTTGAAAGAGAAATACAATGGCGAGATAAAAGCACTTGTGGCATTCAGTGGTGAAGTAGAAATCAATGGCAACAAATATACAGAGGAGAAAATAAACGGCTTCGGAATCAAAGACAACGGCATTGCCGTTGAATTCAAACAGCCTAATCAAAGGTTCTTAGTCGTAGCCGACAAGTTCCAGACCGGATTCGACCAGCCTTTACTCCATACTATGTTTGTAGACAGAAAGCTAGGCGGTGTGCAGTGCATCCAAACGCTGAGTCGTTTGAACCGCTGCCATCCCGACAAGCAAGATACCCTGATTATCGACTTCGTAAACAAACACGAAGACATAAAGGCTGCATTCGAGCCCTACTATGATACGACCTGGTTGCAAGGAAACTATAACCCGTCGAACATCTATGAATATAAGAATGACATCGAGCGCAGGAAACTCTTTACACAGAACGATATAGATAAGGTGGTAACCTTATTGCTCTGCGGAGATGAACAACAGATAGCCGGCATTCCATCTATCTTAGGACAACTGGTAAACGAATATGTGAAACCGTTACCTGAAGAGGAACAGGAACTCATCCGCAAGGAAGTGAACCGTTACATCCGCCAGTACGGATTGCTTGCTCAGTTAATGAAATTCCTTGATCCTGACTTGGAACGTTTCTACATGTTCTGCAAGCTCTACTACAAATACCTGCCTTATACTAAGGAGACTTTGCCACTGGACATCTTGGAAAAGATTGACCTCGACAAGTATCGTATCCAGCTGGCAGAACAGGGCTGTATCACATTAGAAGGAGAAGATGGTGAACTGACGCCTCCAAGTACTGCTGGCATTAGCGGCGGGGAGAAGGAGTTTGATCATCTCGATCATCTCATCCACATGATGAACGAGCCTTATGAAGGTTTTCTTAACGAAAATGACCAGATCATCCTTGAGTTGCTGCGCCAGTTGAGAAATGACCCCAACATAAAGCAGGCATTCAGCGCAGAAAACTCTCGTTCCAGCCTGTTGAAGATGGTAGAAAAGGAGTTCAACAAAAAAGTCGCAACACAGTTAGGCAAGTATATCAACTTGAAGAAACTGCTCAACAGCAACCAAGCATTCAATGAGGAATTCTTAAACATGCTGGTAACCTTCCTGGGGCAAAGTTTCCATACAAGTAACGTGCTTGAATATAATGAGGAGTTGCTTAAAGATGTGATGTTTGAGAAACTAGAAGATACTTTCAGTGAACTTTGCGGACACGGCTATCGTGAACTTGAAGAAGTGCTCGATTGTCTTTTCGCCATCTTGAAGACCCATACTGTGAAAAACTTGGATGGTCTGAACACCATGATTCCAAATCAATTGAACAAGTTCTATCGTGGTGAGAACGAGCCGGTAGACTTGAAAGTGATATTCGCAGCATTGTTGCCCAAGTATGAGGCATTCCTCCGCAAACTCTATTACCTGAAAGAGGGAGAACAATTTATGTCTACAAAAGGTGCAGACGGTTGGGTGGCCATTGTAAAGACTTTCCATGAAATAGATAACCTCTACTATAATCATGGCAAAAATCCGAAATTGAACACTTTTGAAACCTACTACAAGTGTATTTCAAAGTGGAGAAACGAGAACGTTCACCATGCTCCGGAACTCCCCGATGCAGAGGTTGCTCCAGCCATCCACATGGTGGTCAGCATGTATATCTATGCCGTAATGGTCAGCATTACAGACTTGGAAATGGCAGGTTGTGAACTTGACAATTCGGGAGTCACCGTTCCTGTTATGTATCCTTCAGCTCCTGCAGCCTCTTACGAAATGGATACTTACAGCAGGGATAATTCCGAAGAGGATGAGCCTGTCCAAAAGGTGGCAGAGTGTCCTATTAACAAGATGAACGAAGAAGAGAAGATGGACCTTTTGAAACGCAGCATTCTGAAAGCGCAAAGTTACACTCCGCTATTCACCAAAAAGCGTCATTGGATGTCAATCTATAAGATGGCAGCGCACAAGAACATCATCATCGACGGCGATTATGCATACTTTGTACAACGTATCGGCATGATGGATCTGAAAAATATGCCTGACGGTTTATCCGCGAACTATCTGGACCGTATGAACAAAGGTGTTTTTGCTGATGACCTCAGCGAATGGACAAGTACCGGCTTAAGCGGCATGAAACGATCTGAGTTCACCGACATCAAGGAAACCGCAGAAAAATTCGGCGAAATCATAGACGAAACCAGACATAACGAATAA